The following coding sequences are from one Coffea arabica cultivar ET-39 chromosome 11e, Coffea Arabica ET-39 HiFi, whole genome shotgun sequence window:
- the LOC113693059 gene encoding uncharacterized protein, with protein sequence MGFGNTIVEKNESSSQDRAKAMIFLRHHLDEGLKIEYLTIKDPLVLWLDLKERFDHLKLVVLPKARYDWLHLRLQDFKSQQYREKGFKKYSELIACLLLAEQNNELLLKNHESRPTGASPFPEANTTQFQNSGRGRGRGRRGGRGRGRDRSKFVPPENFNRGKQQNVSQKRKNNYDQKNGEKKVYEEKCYRCGMEGHWSRTCRTAEHLVDLYQASLKTKDKGVETNFIDQKNDYDDGDDVETNFIDVADFFEHPEDVNKYPMII encoded by the exons ATGGGTTTTGGTAATACTATTGTGGAAAAAAATGAATCCTCAAGCCAAGACCGCGCCAAAGCTATGATTTTCCTTCGTCATCATTTAGATGAAGGATTAAAAATAGAGTATCTTACTATTAAAGATCCTCTTGTCCTTTGGCTAGATTTGAAAGAAAGATTCGACCACCTGAAGTTGGTCGTTCTTCCAAAAGCCCGATATGATTGGCTTCACTTACGGCTGCAAGATTTTAAATCT CAGCAATATCGAGAGAagggatttaaaaaatattctgaacTTATCGCATGTCTTCTCTTGGCTGAACAAAACAATGAATTATTGCTGAAAAATCATGAGTCCCGACCAACTGGTGCAAGTCCATTTCCTGAAGCGAATACGACCCAATTTCAAAATTCtggtcgaggtcgtggacgtggccgtagAGGTGGCCGTGGCCGTGGACGTGATCGTAGTAAATTTGTGCCTCCTGAAAATTTTAACCGTGGCAAACAACAAAATGTTTCtcaaaagaggaaaaataacTACGAtcagaaaaatggagaaaagaaagtttatgaagaaaaatgctaCCGATGTGGTATGGAAGGTCATTGGTCCCGTACCTGTCGTACGGCTGAACATCTTGTTGACCTCTATCAAGCATCATTGAAAACGAAAGACAAAGGTGTTGAGACAAATTTCATTGATCAAAAGAATGATTATGATGATGGTGATGATGTTGAGACAAATTTCATCGATGTAGCTGATTTTTTTGAGCATCCTGAAGATGTCAACAAATATCCCATGATTATTTAG